From the genome of Papaver somniferum cultivar HN1 chromosome 2, ASM357369v1, whole genome shotgun sequence, one region includes:
- the LOC113350623 gene encoding interferon-induced, double-stranded RNA-activated protein kinase-like yields MHQQQVYHRDLASSNIFLSESSKIKIGDFGIAKIGDVDLHSTRLGQGLYTAAKVDIYSLGILLLELLSECTFTWDRFDKIKEFVDHGIIPEVVDQRYRELIVLLTSTDPTKRPWAAEIQEIFNKMEGGACCAPQEQWASDVLYIAAKVRVRESATQMAAIFPAGFEVDAPGVSYDFLFLDLEEVAAGLSKLVRVAPST; encoded by the exons ATGCATCAACAACAAGTTTATCACAGAGACTTGGCATCAAGCAACATTTTTCTGTCTGAATCATCCAAAATTAAAATTGGGGATTTTGGCATAG ccaAAATTGGGGATGTTGACTTGCACTCAACCAGGCTAGGACAAGGCTTGTATACTGCTGCCAAAGTAGATATATACAGCCTGGGCATTCTACTGTTGGAGTTGTTATCTGAGTGTACGTTTACTTGGGATAGGTTTGATAAGATCAAGGAATTTGTTGACCACGGTATCATCCCCGAAGTAGTTGATCAACGTTACAGAGAGCTTATTGTTCTTCTCACATCTACTGATCCTACAAAACGACCTTGGGCGGCAGAGATCCAAGAGAT ATTCAACAAGATGGAGGGAGGCGCATGCTGTGCACCACAGGAACA ATGGGCTTCAGATGTCCTCTACATTGCTGCAAAAGTCAGGGTTAGAGAATCTGCAACCCAAATGGCTGCCATAT TTCCAGCTGGTTTTGAAGTAGATGCACCTGGAGTATCATATGATTTCCTCTTCTTAGATCTTGAAGAGGTTGCTGCAGGTTTATCAAAGCTTGTGAGAGTTGCACCATCAACTTGA